A genomic window from Streptomyces broussonetiae includes:
- a CDS encoding nuclear transport factor 2 family protein: protein MGIATGSAFDIETLRRAVEGNTGNSLLALYADGAQIRIVDHNNQPSHPTVLHGRIQIAELLNDVYSRDMTHKLEQCVLQGDHLAFSEVCQYGDGTKVFAESMVTLRDGKIADQLIIQAWDE, encoded by the coding sequence ATGGGCATCGCGACAGGTTCCGCCTTCGACATCGAGACACTGCGCCGGGCCGTGGAGGGCAACACCGGCAACTCCCTGCTCGCGCTCTACGCCGACGGGGCACAGATCCGCATCGTCGACCACAACAACCAGCCCAGCCATCCCACGGTGCTGCACGGCCGGATCCAGATCGCCGAGTTGCTGAACGACGTCTACAGCCGCGACATGACGCACAAGCTCGAGCAGTGCGTCCTGCAGGGCGACCACCTCGCCTTCAGCGAGGTGTGCCAGTACGGCGACGGCACCAAGGTCTTCGCCGAGTCGATGGTCACGTTGCGGGACGGCAAGATCGCCGACCAGCTGATCATCCAGGCCTGGGACGAGTAG
- a CDS encoding alcohol dehydrogenase has translation MSTYRVAQVRAAGGPFELAEREVQEPGFGHVRIAVEACGVCHSDAMFVHAAVPGVTFPEVPGHEVAGRIEALGAGLQDWGWQVGDRVAVGWFGGSCGHCTPCRRGDFILCTSLKTPGWTYDGGFAEKMIAPVDALARIPDALAPSDAGPMACAGVTVFNGLRRSSARPGDRVAVLGLGGLGHLGVQYAAAMGFETVAIARGAEKADFAKQLGAHHYVDSTCGTPVAESLQSLGGMRVVLATAGNSGAISATVDGLAPRGELVVIGADSDPLDIVPFQLIMGARVVRGHPSGTAQDVMDTMEFSALHGIRPMTENVPLDDADAAFQKMLAGKARFRMVLTNG, from the coding sequence ATGAGTACCTATCGAGTCGCGCAGGTGAGGGCCGCGGGCGGCCCGTTCGAGCTGGCGGAGCGGGAGGTGCAGGAGCCCGGTTTCGGGCATGTGCGGATCGCCGTCGAGGCGTGCGGCGTCTGCCACAGCGACGCCATGTTCGTGCATGCCGCGGTGCCGGGCGTGACGTTCCCGGAGGTTCCCGGGCACGAGGTCGCCGGGCGGATCGAGGCGCTCGGCGCGGGGCTGCAGGACTGGGGCTGGCAGGTCGGCGACCGGGTGGCGGTCGGCTGGTTCGGCGGCAGCTGCGGCCACTGCACGCCCTGCCGGCGGGGCGACTTCATCCTGTGCACCAGTCTCAAGACGCCCGGGTGGACCTATGACGGAGGCTTCGCCGAGAAGATGATCGCGCCCGTCGACGCACTGGCCCGCATCCCCGATGCGCTCGCGCCGAGCGATGCCGGGCCCATGGCCTGTGCGGGCGTGACCGTCTTCAACGGGCTGCGGCGCAGTTCCGCCCGGCCCGGCGACCGGGTCGCGGTACTCGGGCTCGGCGGCCTCGGTCACCTCGGGGTGCAGTACGCGGCGGCGATGGGCTTCGAGACCGTGGCGATCGCACGGGGCGCGGAGAAGGCCGACTTCGCCAAGCAGTTGGGCGCCCACCACTACGTCGACAGCACCTGCGGCACCCCTGTCGCCGAGTCCCTGCAGTCCCTGGGCGGGATGCGCGTCGTCCTGGCCACCGCCGGGAACTCCGGGGCCATCAGCGCCACCGTGGACGGGCTCGCGCCGCGCGGTGAACTGGTGGTCATCGGCGCGGACAGCGACCCCCTGGACATCGTCCCGTTCCAGCTGATCATGGGCGCCCGGGTCGTGCGCGGCCATCCGTCCGGCACCGCGCAGGACGTGATGGACACCATGGAGTTCAGCGCCCTGCACGGCATCCGCCCGATGACCGAGAACGTACCGCTGGACGACGCGGACGCCGCCTTCCAGAAGATGCTCGCGGGCAAGGCCCGCTTCCGCATGGTCCTCACGAACGGCTGA
- a CDS encoding MBL fold metallo-hydrolase, with translation MTVRIERLVTSGKFSLDGGTWDVENNVWIVGDEREVIVVDAAHDAEAIAAAVDDRRLIAIVCTHAHNDHVNAAPRLADLTGATIWLHPDDLPLWRMTHPDREPDRHLLDGQVIEAAGADLTVIHTPGHAPGAVCLYDPGLGAVFTGDTLFQGGPGATGRSYSHFPTIIDSIRDKLLTLPPQTKVLTGHGESTTIGAEAPHLEEWIRRGH, from the coding sequence ATGACCGTGCGCATCGAACGCCTCGTCACCTCCGGCAAGTTCAGCCTCGACGGCGGCACCTGGGACGTCGAGAACAACGTGTGGATCGTCGGCGACGAGCGGGAGGTGATCGTCGTCGACGCAGCCCACGACGCCGAGGCCATCGCCGCAGCGGTCGACGACCGGCGCCTGATCGCCATCGTGTGCACGCACGCCCACAACGACCACGTCAACGCCGCACCGCGACTCGCCGACCTCACCGGCGCCACCATCTGGCTGCACCCCGACGACCTGCCGCTGTGGCGGATGACCCACCCGGACCGCGAGCCCGACCGGCACCTGTTGGACGGGCAGGTCATCGAGGCGGCCGGCGCCGACCTCACCGTGATCCACACCCCGGGCCACGCCCCCGGGGCCGTCTGCCTGTACGACCCCGGGCTCGGCGCCGTCTTCACCGGCGACACCCTCTTCCAGGGCGGTCCCGGCGCCACCGGCCGCTCGTACTCCCACTTCCCGACGATCATCGACTCCATCCGCGACAAGCTCCTCACCCTGCCGCCGCAGACCAAGGTTCTCACCGGGCACGGCGAGTCCACGACGATCGGTGCCGAGGCACCCCACCTGGAGGAGTGGATCCGTCGCGGGCACTGA
- a CDS encoding bifunctional 5,10-methylenetetrahydrofolate dehydrogenase/5,10-methenyltetrahydrofolate cyclohydrolase has product MTQARLMDGTALARRVVEDTTRRAAELTARTGVTPCLATVLVGEDPASVTYVRMKQNRCRKAGIASRHVALPATTTTAELVGILRELSADPAVHGILLQHPVGDHVDERAAFEAIAPEKDVDGVTFASFATMSFGLPGFVSCTPGGIMRLLDEYGVDPAGKRAVVVGRSAILGKPVGMLLLARDATVTYCHSRTRELSAAVREADIVVAAVGRPRLIRGQDIKPGAVVIDAGYNPGNVGDVDFDSAVERASLITPVPGGVGPMTIATLLEQTVAAAGRATA; this is encoded by the coding sequence ATGACCCAGGCCCGTCTCATGGACGGCACCGCCCTCGCCCGCCGTGTCGTCGAGGACACCACGAGGAGGGCGGCCGAGCTGACCGCCCGGACCGGTGTCACCCCGTGCCTCGCGACCGTCCTGGTCGGTGAGGACCCGGCGTCCGTGACCTATGTCCGCATGAAGCAGAACCGCTGCCGCAAGGCCGGTATCGCCTCCCGGCACGTGGCGCTGCCGGCCACCACGACGACCGCCGAACTCGTCGGCATCCTGCGGGAGTTGTCCGCCGATCCGGCCGTGCACGGCATCCTGCTCCAGCACCCGGTCGGCGACCATGTCGACGAGCGGGCGGCGTTCGAGGCGATCGCGCCCGAGAAGGACGTCGACGGAGTCACCTTCGCCTCGTTCGCCACGATGAGCTTCGGCCTGCCGGGCTTCGTCTCCTGCACACCGGGCGGGATCATGCGGCTGCTGGACGAGTACGGCGTCGACCCCGCCGGCAAGCGGGCGGTGGTCGTGGGCCGCAGTGCGATTCTCGGCAAGCCGGTGGGCATGCTGCTCCTGGCCCGGGACGCGACCGTGACCTACTGCCATTCGCGCACCCGGGAGTTGTCGGCGGCGGTCCGCGAGGCCGACATCGTCGTCGCGGCCGTCGGCCGGCCCCGGCTGATCCGCGGGCAGGACATCAAGCCCGGCGCGGTCGTGATCGACGCGGGCTACAACCCGGGCAACGTCGGCGACGTCGACTTCGACTCGGCCGTGGAGCGGGCCTCGCTGATCACCCCGGTGCCGGGTGGTGTCGGCCCGATGACCATCGCCACCCTGCTGGAGCAGACGGTCGCGGCCGCCGGGAGGGCGACCGCGTGA
- a CDS encoding DUF4180 domain-containing protein: MTAHTNTLETLHGTRVLRCASHGPLLDGERVALDLIGDAFGQDAELVAVPVQRVAEEFFRLRSGVAGAVVQKFVNYRLRLAVLGDISAHLGASEALRDFVYESNQGNQLWFLADEAGLEERLSR, translated from the coding sequence ATGACCGCGCACACGAACACGCTCGAGACCCTGCACGGCACCCGCGTCCTGCGCTGTGCATCCCACGGCCCGCTCCTCGACGGCGAACGCGTGGCGCTGGACCTGATCGGCGACGCGTTCGGCCAGGACGCCGAGCTGGTCGCGGTGCCCGTGCAGCGGGTGGCGGAGGAGTTCTTCCGGCTGCGCTCCGGCGTGGCCGGCGCCGTCGTGCAGAAGTTCGTGAACTACCGGCTGCGGCTCGCGGTCCTCGGCGACATCTCGGCGCACCTCGGGGCGAGCGAGGCCCTGCGCGACTTCGTGTACGAGTCCAACCAGGGAAACCAGCTGTGGTTCCTCGCCGACGAGGCAGGGCTGGAGGAGCGACTGAGCAGGTAG
- a CDS encoding YncE family protein — protein MPASRTRHLCSVAAALVLTVAGPATAATAATAGSDGLREVLFVGNNWDGTADVIRSSGDFAKIGRINVIPDKAERLAEINADPVKWIYYMSIRNEVGEGHDQYADDMYSTPDGRSVVVSRPSFADVVSIDLATDKVNWRFPVAGYRADHMAVSPDGTRVAVSASTANKVQVLDIGTGRELGEFATGDKPHENFFTDGGKYIWNMSIGEVTTSLDDPGWDWTKGDRHITVVDATTFKQVKTIDMRQRLDAIGLKNFSSAVRPAAFTPDWSKLYFQVSFFNGFLEYDVAADKITRVATLPENPATNPDRTTWLLDSRHHGISMNPEGTKLCVAGTMDNYATVVDRASFDVGPLITASTPYWATVSGDGKDCVISEAGADQITAIDFATGQKVLSVPVGDHPQRVRLGHVQADWTGPSGS, from the coding sequence ATGCCTGCCTCCAGAACCAGGCACCTGTGCTCCGTGGCCGCCGCCCTCGTCCTGACCGTCGCCGGACCGGCGACCGCCGCGACCGCCGCCACGGCCGGCTCCGACGGCCTGCGCGAGGTGCTGTTCGTCGGCAACAACTGGGACGGCACCGCCGATGTCATCCGCTCCTCCGGCGACTTCGCGAAGATCGGCCGGATCAACGTCATCCCCGACAAGGCGGAGCGGCTGGCCGAGATCAACGCCGATCCGGTCAAGTGGATCTACTACATGTCGATCCGCAACGAGGTCGGCGAGGGACACGACCAGTACGCGGACGACATGTACTCCACGCCGGACGGGAGGTCTGTGGTCGTCTCCCGGCCGAGCTTCGCCGACGTCGTCTCCATCGACCTGGCCACCGACAAGGTCAACTGGCGCTTCCCGGTGGCCGGTTACCGCGCCGACCACATGGCCGTCTCCCCCGACGGCACCCGGGTCGCGGTCTCCGCCTCGACCGCGAACAAGGTGCAGGTGCTGGACATCGGCACCGGCAGGGAACTGGGCGAGTTCGCCACCGGCGACAAGCCGCACGAGAACTTCTTCACCGACGGCGGCAAGTACATCTGGAACATGTCCATCGGCGAGGTCACCACGTCCCTCGACGACCCGGGCTGGGACTGGACCAAGGGCGACCGTCACATCACCGTCGTGGACGCGACCACGTTCAAACAGGTCAAGACCATCGACATGCGGCAGCGGCTGGACGCGATCGGGCTGAAGAACTTCTCCAGCGCGGTCCGACCCGCCGCCTTCACGCCCGACTGGTCCAAGCTGTACTTCCAGGTGTCGTTCTTCAACGGCTTCCTGGAGTACGACGTGGCCGCCGACAAGATCACCCGGGTGGCGACGCTGCCGGAGAACCCTGCGACGAACCCGGACCGCACCACCTGGCTGCTGGACTCCCGCCACCACGGCATCTCGATGAACCCCGAGGGCACCAAGCTGTGCGTCGCCGGGACCATGGACAACTACGCGACCGTGGTCGACCGGGCCTCCTTCGACGTCGGTCCGCTCATCACCGCGTCGACGCCGTACTGGGCGACGGTGAGCGGCGACGGCAAGGACTGCGTCATCTCCGAGGCCGGCGCCGACCAGATCACGGCCATCGACTTCGCCACCGGGCAGAAGGTGCTCTCGGTGCCGGTCGGCGACCATCCGCAGCGCGTCCGGCTGGGGCATGTCCAGGCCGACTGGACCGGTCCGAGCGGGAGTTGA
- a CDS encoding TetR/AcrR family transcriptional regulator encodes MTGRLKAPTGRYGGRSAEERQAERRRRFLDAALELFGGTPGYRATTVAALSQAAGLSTRQFYEEFRTLEDVLAALHLEVNGWAEQAVLDALATADGLPLAERAAVLFRAYARGVTRDPRRIRIAFVEIIGVSPRLEEQRLARRARWVDLIRAEADAAVRSGEAAPRDYRLAATAFIGSVNGLLHDWSAGWVDATLDEVVDELVRLLLGMLRPQGWRPATG; translated from the coding sequence GTGACGGGCAGGCTCAAGGCGCCGACGGGCCGCTACGGCGGCAGGTCCGCCGAGGAGCGGCAGGCCGAACGGCGCCGCCGGTTCCTGGACGCGGCCCTGGAGCTGTTCGGCGGCACACCCGGCTACCGGGCGACCACGGTCGCCGCGCTCAGCCAGGCCGCCGGACTGTCCACGCGCCAGTTCTACGAGGAGTTCCGGACCCTGGAGGACGTGCTCGCCGCGCTGCACCTGGAGGTCAACGGCTGGGCCGAGCAGGCGGTGCTGGACGCCCTCGCCACGGCGGACGGCCTGCCGCTGGCCGAGCGTGCCGCGGTGCTCTTCCGGGCCTACGCCCGCGGTGTCACCCGCGATCCGCGCCGGATCCGTATCGCCTTCGTGGAGATCATCGGCGTCAGCCCGCGCCTGGAGGAGCAGCGCCTGGCCCGCCGGGCCCGCTGGGTCGACCTCATCCGCGCCGAGGCGGACGCGGCCGTGCGCAGCGGGGAGGCGGCGCCCCGGGACTACCGGCTCGCCGCGACCGCCTTCATCGGCAGCGTCAACGGCCTGCTGCACGACTGGAGCGCGGGCTGGGTGGACGCCACGCTGGACGAGGTGGTGGACGAGCTGGTGCGGTTGCTGCTGGGGATGCTCCGGCCGCAGGGCTGGCGCCCCGCGACCGGGTGA
- a CDS encoding S-(hydroxymethyl)mycothiol dehydrogenase, translated as MAQEVRGVIAPGKDAPVRVETIVVPDPGPGEAVVRVQACGVCHTDLHYKQGGITDDFPFLLGHEAAGVVESVGEGVTEVAPGDFVVLNWRAVCGQCRACLRGRPWYCFDTHNAKQKMTLTDGTELSPALGIGAFAEKTLVAAGQCTKVDPAVSPAVAGLLGCGVMAGIGAAINTGGVGRGDSVAVIGCGGVGDAAIAGSNLAGAAKIIAVDIDGRKLDRARALGATHTVNSKDTDPVEAIRELTGGFGADVVIEAVGRPETYRQAFYARDLAGTVVLVGVPTPEMKLELPLLDVFGRGGALKSSWYGDCLPSRDFPMLIDLHLQGRLPLDAFVTETVQLDEVEKAFERMHGGDVLRSVVVL; from the coding sequence ATGGCGCAGGAAGTACGCGGCGTGATCGCACCGGGGAAGGACGCACCCGTACGGGTCGAGACGATCGTGGTCCCGGACCCGGGGCCCGGCGAGGCCGTCGTACGCGTCCAGGCCTGCGGTGTCTGCCACACCGATCTGCACTACAAACAGGGCGGCATCACGGACGACTTCCCCTTCCTGCTCGGCCACGAGGCCGCCGGCGTCGTGGAGTCGGTCGGCGAGGGTGTCACGGAGGTGGCACCCGGTGACTTCGTCGTCCTCAACTGGCGTGCGGTGTGCGGCCAGTGCCGGGCCTGTCTGCGGGGCCGCCCCTGGTACTGCTTCGACACCCACAACGCCAAGCAGAAGATGACCCTGACCGATGGCACCGAGCTGTCCCCGGCGCTCGGCATCGGCGCGTTCGCCGAGAAGACGCTCGTCGCCGCCGGTCAGTGCACCAAGGTCGACCCGGCCGTCTCCCCGGCGGTCGCCGGACTGCTCGGCTGCGGAGTCATGGCCGGCATCGGCGCGGCCATCAACACGGGCGGCGTCGGCCGCGGCGACTCCGTCGCCGTCATCGGCTGCGGCGGCGTCGGCGACGCGGCCATCGCCGGGTCGAACCTCGCGGGCGCGGCGAAGATCATCGCCGTGGACATCGACGGCCGCAAGCTCGACCGGGCCCGCGCCCTGGGCGCCACCCACACCGTCAACTCCAAGGACACCGACCCGGTCGAGGCGATCCGCGAGCTGACCGGAGGCTTCGGAGCCGACGTCGTCATCGAGGCCGTCGGCCGCCCCGAGACCTACCGGCAGGCCTTCTACGCCCGCGACCTCGCCGGCACCGTCGTCCTCGTCGGCGTGCCCACCCCCGAGATGAAGCTCGAACTGCCCCTGCTGGACGTCTTCGGCCGAGGCGGCGCCCTGAAGTCGTCCTGGTACGGCGACTGTCTGCCCAGCCGGGACTTCCCCATGCTGATCGACCTGCACCTGCAGGGCCGGCTGCCGCTCGACGCGTTCGTCACCGAGACCGTCCAACTGGACGAGGTGGAGAAGGCGTTCGAGCGGATGCACGGCGGTGACGTGCTGCGCTCGGTGGTGGTGCTGTGA
- a CDS encoding acyltransferase domain-containing protein yields MFLDGRTGRTAFLFSADASPRPGTGRELRAECPVFAEALDDVCARLDPYLELPLGGVMFAADGTHTAALLERASFAGPALFALQAAQYRLLGSWGVRPDVVYGQAAGRMAAAYAAGVFSLAEACHAVGTLARLLDALPEPAPERPGMDGLLGAYGRTLATLHPRAPRLPLVCDVTARPVGAETAEAEFWVPRAPLPFTDMAGALHRTGVRTWIELGPGDLLVRLLPGCLPGSTGAAFAFSRDWEVLRAGREPAAGPGPGQR; encoded by the coding sequence ATGTTCCTTGACGGCCGCACCGGACGTACCGCATTCCTGTTCTCGGCCGATGCCTCGCCACGGCCCGGAACCGGGCGTGAACTCCGGGCGGAGTGCCCGGTGTTCGCCGAGGCACTGGACGACGTCTGCGCACGCCTCGACCCGTATCTCGAACTCCCGCTGGGCGGCGTGATGTTCGCGGCCGACGGCACGCACACGGCGGCGCTGCTGGAGCGGGCGTCGTTCGCCGGTCCGGCGCTCTTCGCGCTCCAGGCGGCGCAGTACCGGCTGCTGGGCAGCTGGGGCGTCCGGCCGGACGTGGTCTACGGTCAGGCGGCCGGGCGGATGGCCGCCGCGTATGCCGCCGGTGTCTTCTCCCTGGCCGAGGCCTGCCACGCGGTCGGCACTCTGGCCCGGCTCCTCGACGCCCTGCCCGAACCGGCACCGGAGCGCCCCGGGATGGACGGGCTCCTCGGCGCGTACGGCCGTACGCTTGCCACGCTGCACCCACGGGCCCCGCGCCTCCCGCTCGTGTGCGATGTCACCGCCCGCCCGGTGGGCGCCGAGACCGCCGAGGCGGAGTTCTGGGTACCACGCGCCCCACTGCCGTTCACGGACATGGCCGGCGCACTGCACCGCACCGGGGTCCGCACCTGGATCGAGCTGGGGCCGGGCGATCTGCTCGTCCGCCTCCTGCCCGGCTGCCTGCCGGGGAGCACGGGCGCGGCGTTCGCGTTCTCCCGGGACTGGGAGGTACTGCGGGCGGGGCGGGAGCCGGCGGCAGGCCCCGGACCCGGGCAGCGGTGA
- a CDS encoding glycosyltransferase, whose product MTAGSRGDVAPYTGLGHRLALAGHEVTLVTHARFEPLVAGSGVRFHSLPVDPLAELESPRGRGLQRSASDAGKLLRLADMARRLVGRMTEDLLTAADGSEALLLSASLAPLGHTIAEGLRLPSIGVYLQPIAGTREFAPAVLGGGSWGPVANRAAGHGVCLATEHIFAGALPGVRRRLGLPRQRAGAGLRTRERRLWPVLHGFSPLVVPRPRDWRPGLTVSGYWWPYDTQQELPQNVREFLDDGPPPVFVGLGSATVPDARRLSAQVVAALRRAGLRGVIQRGWGGLTADGDDMLTIGEVPHALLFPHMAAVVHHAGAGTTAAGLRAGVPAVPVPVQFDAGFWSARLVALGVAPAAVPLRRLTVDALSSALVQATREPPYRDRARTLGIRIRGEDGTAPVLKALQRLGG is encoded by the coding sequence ATGACGGCCGGATCCCGGGGCGATGTCGCCCCCTACACCGGGCTGGGGCACCGCCTCGCGCTGGCCGGGCACGAGGTCACCCTGGTCACCCATGCCCGCTTCGAGCCGCTGGTGGCGGGGTCGGGCGTACGGTTCCACTCCCTGCCCGTCGATCCACTGGCGGAGCTGGAGTCCCCGCGCGGACGCGGCCTGCAGCGCAGTGCCAGCGACGCCGGGAAACTGCTGCGCCTGGCGGACATGGCGCGCCGACTGGTCGGGCGGATGACCGAGGACCTGCTCACGGCGGCCGACGGCAGCGAGGCGCTGCTGCTGTCCGCCTCGCTGGCCCCGCTCGGCCATACGATCGCCGAGGGACTGCGGCTGCCGAGCATCGGCGTCTATCTCCAACCCATCGCCGGGACAAGGGAGTTCGCACCTGCGGTACTCGGTGGCGGCTCCTGGGGACCAGTGGCCAACCGGGCGGCCGGGCACGGGGTGTGCCTCGCCACGGAACACATCTTCGCCGGCGCCCTGCCCGGGGTGCGCAGACGGCTCGGTCTGCCCCGGCAGCGGGCCGGGGCGGGACTGCGCACCAGGGAGCGGCGGCTGTGGCCGGTACTCCACGGCTTCAGCCCGCTGGTGGTGCCCCGGCCCCGGGACTGGCGCCCTGGACTGACGGTGAGCGGGTACTGGTGGCCGTACGACACACAGCAGGAACTCCCGCAGAATGTACGGGAGTTCCTTGATGACGGTCCGCCTCCGGTCTTCGTCGGGCTGGGCAGCGCCACCGTGCCGGACGCCCGGCGGCTCAGCGCCCAGGTGGTGGCGGCGCTGCGGCGGGCCGGGCTGCGCGGGGTGATCCAGCGCGGCTGGGGCGGGCTCACGGCCGACGGAGACGACATGCTGACCATCGGCGAGGTGCCGCACGCGCTGCTGTTCCCGCACATGGCGGCCGTGGTCCACCACGCGGGCGCGGGCACGACCGCGGCGGGGCTGCGCGCCGGGGTGCCGGCGGTGCCGGTACCGGTCCAGTTCGACGCGGGCTTCTGGTCGGCCCGGCTGGTGGCGCTGGGCGTCGCACCGGCCGCCGTACCGCTGCGCCGCCTGACCGTGGACGCCCTGTCCTCGGCCCTGGTCCAAGCCACCCGAGAGCCTCCGTACCGGGACCGGGCCCGCACCCTGGGCATTCGCATCCGCGGGGAGGACGGCACCGCCCCGGTCCTGAAGGCACTGCAGCGGCTGGGCGGTTGA
- a CDS encoding cellulase family glycosylhydrolase, which yields MSNIRARLLAVLVVLSGFPTVAGAPPATAATSAPPSDSLWFDGSPLTVQGGRFTDGQGREIVLRGYNVSGETKLEENSGLPFASVADARKSATALRALGGGNAVRFLLSWAHAEPVRGRVDTGYLAAVTEQMRAFLDEGVRVVPDFHQDLYSRHLFTAGSWYTGDGAPKWAVDAGGYPAESCGICLFWGQNITQNAAVQEAQYDFWHDSHGLQDAFLDTAGTTLAYLQQNLDRAEFAGIVGFDPYNEPYAGSYDSGQTSRTWERDLLWPFYVKFRARMDAAGWQGKPAFVEPNLFWNSNISTQKQEGGLLDAHTLGPDYVFNTHFYDQKAISGILMWGKAADGQYASDFATVRSRAASAGTAAVVSEFGHPLSGTVSDKAPTVLKAMYQALDSGRPGTGWWSDPAGFGPVLSGTQWQWDIYNGRHHEPMNGNPDKVLTSGDAWNDEDLSAVDLDDSGQVALRQDSRLLDRVYPSATAGTTLAFTYEDRSRDGSTTLTWNPVPGSLPNVARLVGSGQYGLLVWRSGDGTAPTELHLPASFPTASTTVVSDLGTAYAPPAYSAAAPVAVAPEPGGTGSRRLLLTDGDSGVLHYALVTNGATAPSADLLGAARSELAAWAAAHF from the coding sequence ATGTCGAACATCCGGGCGCGTCTGCTGGCTGTCCTGGTCGTCCTCAGCGGATTCCCGACGGTGGCGGGCGCCCCGCCCGCCACCGCCGCCACCTCGGCTCCTCCCTCCGACTCCCTCTGGTTCGACGGCTCCCCGCTCACCGTGCAGGGCGGCCGTTTCACCGACGGCCAGGGGCGCGAGATCGTCCTGCGGGGCTACAACGTCTCCGGTGAGACCAAACTGGAGGAGAACAGCGGCCTGCCGTTCGCCTCCGTCGCCGACGCCCGCAAGTCCGCCACCGCGCTGCGCGCCCTCGGCGGCGGCAACGCGGTCCGCTTCCTGCTCTCCTGGGCGCACGCCGAGCCGGTGCGCGGCCGGGTCGACACCGGCTACCTGGCCGCCGTCACCGAGCAGATGCGCGCCTTCCTGGACGAGGGCGTGCGGGTCGTCCCCGACTTCCACCAGGACCTGTACTCCCGCCACCTGTTCACCGCCGGCAGCTGGTACACGGGCGACGGCGCCCCCAAGTGGGCGGTGGACGCCGGGGGTTACCCCGCCGAGTCGTGCGGGATCTGCCTCTTCTGGGGTCAGAACATCACCCAGAACGCGGCCGTGCAGGAGGCGCAGTACGACTTCTGGCACGACAGCCACGGCCTCCAGGACGCCTTCCTCGACACCGCCGGGACAACCCTGGCGTATCTTCAGCAGAACCTGGACCGGGCGGAGTTCGCGGGCATCGTCGGCTTCGACCCGTACAACGAGCCGTATGCCGGCTCCTACGACTCCGGGCAGACCTCCCGTACCTGGGAGCGGGATCTGCTGTGGCCGTTCTACGTGAAGTTCCGCGCCCGGATGGACGCGGCCGGCTGGCAGGGCAAGCCCGCCTTCGTGGAGCCCAACCTCTTCTGGAACTCCAACATCTCCACCCAGAAGCAGGAGGGCGGCCTGCTGGATGCGCACACCCTAGGCCCGGACTACGTGTTCAACACCCACTTCTACGACCAGAAGGCCATCTCCGGGATCCTGATGTGGGGCAAGGCGGCCGACGGCCAGTACGCCTCCGACTTCGCCACCGTCCGAAGCCGCGCTGCCTCGGCCGGCACCGCGGCCGTGGTCAGCGAGTTCGGGCATCCCCTGTCCGGCACCGTCTCCGACAAGGCGCCCACCGTCCTCAAGGCCATGTACCAGGCCCTCGACTCCGGCCGGCCGGGTACCGGTTGGTGGTCGGACCCGGCCGGTTTTGGCCCGGTGCTCTCCGGCACCCAGTGGCAGTGGGACATCTACAACGGCAGGCACCACGAGCCGATGAACGGCAATCCCGACAAGGTGCTCACCTCCGGCGACGCCTGGAACGACGAGGACCTCTCCGCCGTGGACCTCGACGACTCGGGCCAAGTGGCACTGCGTCAGGACTCCCGGCTCCTCGACCGCGTCTACCCCAGCGCAACGGCCGGCACGACGCTGGCCTTCACCTACGAGGACCGCTCCCGCGACGGCTCCACGACCCTCACCTGGAACCCGGTGCCCGGCTCGCTGCCGAACGTGGCCCGGCTGGTGGGTTCCGGACAGTACGGGCTGCTGGTGTGGCGCTCCGGGGACGGCACCGCCCCCACCGAACTGCACCTGCCGGCGTCCTTCCCCACCGCCTCGACCACCGTCGTCTCCGACCTGGGCACGGCGTACGCCCCGCCCGCCTACTCCGCCGCCGCCCCGGTCGCCGTCGCTCCCGAGCCGGGCGGCACCGGCAGCCGCCGGCTGCTGCTCACCGACGGCGACTCCGGTGTCCTGCACTACGCGCTGGTGACCAACGGGGCCACGGCGCCCTCGGCGGACCTGCTGGGCGCGGCCAGGTCCGAGCTGGCCGCCTGGGCGGCGGCGCACTTCTGA